CTCCTTTGGAAGATCCAGGCGCATCGGATAGACTGAACCTTAGCTTTCAGCGGAGCCCAAGCCTCCGTGTTGGGTCGTAGGGGGGAGGCGCGGAGCCGGCCCCCCCACAGCTTCCAACTCGCGAGGGCGGTGGAAGCGAAGCGGAGCTCATGCAGGGGAAAGGGCTGGATCCAAGCCTCCGACTAAAAGGGGGAGCGGGTAGCGAAATCCTGGGGGTAAAACCCCGGAGGTGTCccagaaggaaacaggaaaatccTAGCAACCcaaagggggtgggaggaggcgaCCCAGGGACTACCAAGCGAGTCTCtctaggagagaaggaaagggcagAGACACACCCGGGAAGGGATCCGAGAGAGCACCCATGAGATGGGGAAGAGGCTAGAAAGCGGAGGGCGGGCCGGGAAGGTGAGCCGAGTCCCGGGCCCCGCAGGACCCCCCAGAGAAATGGCTTTGTACAAAGAGGTCCAGAATCACCCAGGGCTGTGAAAATGGCCAGGGGTCCGAAGCGAGAGGTGCCCTAGGGGTTGGTGGGGGTTCCGATCAGGAACGGGAATCGTCTAGGGGGTCCCGGGAGCCCTGAGGAGGGTGTGGGGCTCGGCCAGCCCCCCTAGTGGCGGAGGCGCCGGCACGCAGGATTCCGAGGCTCTAGCCCACCTCGTGTCCCGAGCCAGCCAGGCCACTTACATCGAGCCCAGTGTGCCCATCCGTGCTCTCCCGCGCGGTCCTCCCTGCACGTTCCCGCCCACGGAATGCCATTGCCCTGGGTCCGAGATGCCAGGGCTCAGCGGGCGCCGGGGTGGAGGCGCCGCCGGGATCTCAGCCTCCGCCGAGCCAAGGCGAGCAGGGCAGAGCGGGCCTCACCTCCCTAGCTCCTTCCGTAGCTTCTGCCGCTGCTCTGACCCGGGCGCGCTCCGGCTCCGGACTTTTCATTCATCCTTTTACGCTCCCTCCCCAGGCGAGCCTGTGATTGGCTCCGCCGAGCCTGACGTCACCACCTCGTTCCCCCGCCGGCtccgcccctccccctttccaggTTGAGCCGGAGCGCGCAATTGGGGCGCCCTCCCCCCGGGAGAATGGTGAGGGGGGGAGGAACTACTATGTCTGTGTGCTGATTCCCagccttttgctgcatccccgaGACCTGCCGGCCATCTCCAATCCATTGCCATTTGTGCTTTTGCACTCCAACCTCACTCTTTTTGTAGGTTCTACATTTTCCATTTTGGCCCTAGGTGTATTGCACCAGGTCCAGGGCTCAATGATGGGAAAAGAGATCGGGTGACATCTCCTCAAAAAGAACCAGATGACTGGAGATTCTACCTCTACCTGCCTTCTCTGATCAGGATATTCTTTGTGCTTCTCGGATTCTGATCCCTCCCAGACTGTGACCTTAATCTTTTAGGATGGATGGGAACCTCCCTTGTTGGTTTTCAATCCAAAACAGTGAGGGAAAGATCCTGGAAGTTTGGGACTCCTATTGGGAGATGCAGGGTCTGAGCGAGGCTGGGCCTCCTTTTTCGCCGTGCAGAAATGAGAATATCTCTTGAACTTGTTCGCAGCACCAAAGTTCCAGGTAGGGGAGGCTGGGGATCCCAGCTGGCATTAGTCTGGGCAACACCTGCAGATTTGACCTAGCCCTGGAGGCCCTCGCTAGagctttctctcccctcccctacccCGTGCGCCTTCAACCGCGAGCCCTGCACCCCCAACCCGGGTTCCATCTCCGAGTGCCTGGAGAGCCGGGGTCACAGGGAGAAAAATCATTCTCCAAGCAAGGTTTCAGGTTGCGGGCTTTCCCGACCCGGCTCCCCATGTGGCCGGGAGAATCAGAAGCGAATAATGCCGTATCTCAACTCCCGGTGGCACACGCTGGTCCGCAGGCGGGATCCGGATTCTCCAAGACTGGCGGAGCCCTCTGAGATCGAGCTGCGGACCCCCATTTGAGCCGCTGTGACTGACAGGGAGCAGTTCTATTTCCTGGTGCCGAGTTACCCCATCCCTCCACCCACTCTCCTCTGGACCCCTTTTCTAAAAAATCCTATGACTTGGACACCGGGAGCCAGTCCCTCTGCCTAATATGGGTTGGTTCCTATCACCAGGGATCCTACACCAACAGGGGTGCACTGGGTTTGGCCCAGTGTTTGGCCATCAGACCCAGCCAGGTGGTTTTATCTGCCCCAGGGTCCTGCCTCTGCATAGTCTAAGACAAAGCCCAGCCTGAATGCTATTTGCCTTGGTTAGATGCAAGCCCGTGCCAGTGGGTTTCATCTGGTGCTCCCCTCAAAGACTGGAAAATGTATGAATAATTGCTGCATGATTGTGAGGTGGGGGGCACTTTGAAATAGGATAAAGCCCAGGGACCTGCATTTCCCCACCACAGTGACAGTAGGGAGCTGAAGCAGATGCCCTGATTTCCCCAGGTCTCAGGGCATTCTCAGGGCAGTGCTTGGCACACCTTTCCCCCCTCTGTCAGCCTCCATAGGGTCTCAAGGCCCCTACCCAAGGAAAAGGCTCTCTAGAAACTTCCACAGTGTCAATTCTTCACCTTCCCAGAACTGAGAGCACACCAGCCAATGGTGGGGTATAGCTGCAGAAGAGCAGAGCCCTCCCCACTCTCACAGGTAGACATATCCTACTGGTGTGCTGCTAAATGCATTCCCTACATACATCCCCCATGCCAGGCTCCAGAGAAACTATAGGTTTCTTCATGCCTACAGacctcctcaaatatttttcagtgtaccacctcacacccctTTATAGGATACCCAATATCCTCTAGACATTCCAGCAATCCTAAATAGGGCCTACACTTCTCCGAACACACCACCAATTTCCCCTACAAGTATTTACCCCTTTGCCCTTCCACGAGATCCCTTAAAAGCACCCTAAACAAACCTTTCTGCCCCTCCATCCTACCCTCACTCAGCTCCTGGGGGCTGGGGCCAGCATGTGGGAAAGAGCCTGTCTTGCTAGCTAGCACACTCCCCTTTCTTCTCTGTCACTAATTTCCAACCAAGTTCCCTGCCCTCTGTGGGGCCCAAGCTTATCTCCACAATTCCTTGCCCTGGCCCGGGCCATCCAGACAGCTTAGCAAGAAGCAGTTGGGATCAGCAGGAACCTCCCTTCCCCTTCAGCCACTGCTGTATTTTtgttggggagggaggaggacagaaACGGTTTTTTGTCCAGCAGAAATCCCCCAACCACACCCTTATTGCCCAAATTCAGACTCAACTGGAATTCCTCAAAAACCAAGGTCAGGACAGAAGTGGGTACATATCTAAATTTCCCCAAATAGTTAGACAAAGAACTAGATCCCCTTGCACCTTACTGTGGCTTTGGATCCTACAGAGGTACCTCAGTCTAAACAGAGTGTCCAAATATAAGGGGGGGGGGAGccacaaaagaaaatggagattATTCTAAGTTGTCCTGGCACTATCTACTTGGAATCCCCCTCTCTGCCTAGATTCCTGATGAAGtaattttttgtttagttttgtctgGGTGGACTTGACAACCTGATCTCCCACAGCTCCTGCTCAGGGATGACGATGAGTGGGGCATCGTCTTTACTCTAATGGAGATGGAACTGCAAGCCATGAAAGAAGCAGAAAACTCCCCACCATCATATTAACTAGAATTGGTTTGTATACCAAGCCATGTTGCTCCAGTTTCAAAAAAGAAACTAATTCAAGGGTAGCAAATGAGACAGCCCCTCAAGGGCAGAGGCGATTTCATACATTTTCGACTCTATGGTATCTAACATCATGCCTAAAACAAAGTGGGTGCCCGGTAActgatgaattaatttattttaatttttattttgtattggagtatagttgattaacaatgttgtattagtttcaggtgtacagcaaagtgattcagttatacatattcatatatttatattctttttcaaattcttttcccatttaggttattacagaatactgagcagagttccctgtgctatacagtaggtccttcagTAACTGATGAATTAATAAAAGAATGTGTGTCTCTGTGAGTGTGTCTGCAAGTCTGAGTTTGCCTTCATGTGGATTGAGCCCATTGTGGATGCAGAGGGCAGGCATTGACAAAAGGTGTGTCTTGTGGGATCTGTGTATGGGGATGAGAGGGGAGTGTGGGGAGTTGTGTGTTGTGTGTTAGTGACTATTCCGCAGTTCCTTTGACCAGAAGGGACCCTTCTACTATGGAGAATTGGATACAGCTGACCAGAGAGAAGCTAACAGCTGGAGTAAAATGGGTGCATTAGATGCCCCTTGCGCTTGGCTAACCAGCCTCAGTCTCTCTAGGAAGGCCTCAGTTGGAACAGAGCCCTCTGCTTCCAGCACACAGCAGATTCCGCTGCAGTGTTCTTAGAGCGATGGTCTGCAGACCCCACCCAAGTCCTTCCAGGGAAATTCTGGCAGACTGTGGAGAGAGCACACCAAATCCCTGGTGCTGATCTGAGTCTGTAAGTGTCTCAAATAGCCAAGGAGCATACATTCTTTGCCAGTGCctgttcccacccccacccctacaGGCCTGATGCCCACCCATTGTCTGTGTCCCTGAAGAGGTCCATGTATAAAAAAACATGGCCTGAATTATGCTCTCTGGATGCAGCTTTTGGATGGATCTTTATAATTTGGGTCCCAAAATATATTTTGGCATCAAGCAACTCTCTTGAAATATTTAGGTAATTAAGTAAAAAgcatatttgttctttgtttcaatTATCAGGTTAATTTGCCTTGAAGATACACATGAAAGCTGCATTTGGAAGAGGGTGGGTTcagatatttatttctgtcttataAGTGCATCATTATTGTGAACATTATCATACATTATTCTTTTGCTATagaatatttgcattttctaTGGGATAGCGACAAATAAAAGCAAGAATTCGCAGTAAAAAAAACATGGGgaagctgtgaaaaaaaaaatctctatatgGGCAGATGAGTTTAAAGGGTGTGGAGACATAATCTGGAAGATTTCATCCCTGGGGATACCACCCTTCGCTCCCCACAAAGTGTTTTTCTCCTCTTGAGAGGCTGGCCTGAAAATTCCTCAGGTCTATCTAAACACTGCCTCCCTGCCTGCTCCCAATTCTGTCCTTGAACTCACACACCGCTCACTTGCTTGAGAGCCCTATGGAGTTGGAAAGGTGAGAACAAGGTGACAGAGGTGGTAGAGGGTTAGCCATCAGCAAATGGTCTCTCTGAGGGGCAAAAGCATGAGTGTGTAAGGGTGCTGTGTATGCACACATGCACGCGCATACACACAAACCTGTCAACTAAGACAAATGCAATGACATATCTACAGATATTCCCAGCAGTACCACCTCCCAATGCTTACACACCCTGGCACACACACCCACTCACAGCTGTTTAAGCTCTGCAGGTCCCCCTTCACCGCAACCCACActcctctcctttctcacctCTATCACCCATGTGCAGATATCTCTGCTCCTCTGCAACCAACCACCTCCCCCTGTGTCAACTGGCCTCCATCTCTGCCCTCAGCAGCCTATGAGAGAGGGGGAAAAGAGTCCCCGGAATCCTCAGtgcctctcctctctctcacGGAACTGGGCGCAGGGTGGCCTTCATTCCTAAGTCTCCATGTTCCATTCCCATTATCAATGACTATACAAGTCTTACTACAATCAGAATAGACCGAAATCAGGGGCTGAAAGCTAGAAGAGACAGGGCATGGGGTAGAGAGGTGTAGGGAACAGGAGAAAACCCAGATGACTGCAGAACCAGCTTCTTTCTCCATCCTCACCCCCAACACCACCAtcaaaaacaaacgaacaagaaaataaatacccCCAAAGCCAAAGGGGGGACACCTACGATGACACCAGAAACAAAGGAGGCTGCTTCTTCTCGGATGCCCAGCTCCTGTCAAGGAggagaatacaaaggttaaagtctTTTGAGTGGCTCCGGTCTTCTCTCACTAACACCCCTGTCTCCCTGACACTCTCTCACCAACTCCTTTTCTCCTACTCTTATGTTTTTAGGACCTAGACAGTCTAGGTTCCCCTCTTCAACTGCCAGAGCTCTGGGCTGCACAGGGAGATAGCTAAAAGAGAAAAGCCTAGACATGCAGGGAAGGCAGGGCCCCTGGCCAGAGCTTCTCCGGCTCCATCTTGACTGGACGACTCTAACCCAGGCCCATGCTCACAACCTCCTTCCACCTCTGTCCAAAACCTTACCGGCCCAGGGGTTTGAACTGAGCCTGTGGAGATGCTGTGACCCTTCTGACTTAAAACTGGAGGAGTAATTCCCTGCCCAATGGCTACCATCCCCTCACAGATTCCTGCTGCTCCTGGTGTATGAGAAAGCATGCTCTAGATAGAATGAAGGGTCTGGGGTCAGATATACATTTTTGTCCATCTAGATGCAATGGcattgtaaactgtaaagtgctatcCACTTGAGATGTTGTCAATCATATTGTGTCTCTAGCTTTCTTCCCCCTTCTTATCAttacctatctacctatcatctaccCATGCATATCACTAAGGATCCATAAAGACATATCCTGTAGCTatcaatttctccctctctccttctccttctcttcctcacaTACACAAAAGGTGTGAAtacaaagcagtttttaaaaaaaattttaatgttggGTCTGAAACCCAGTCTCAGTATTTTATAGTCTTACTTTCCCAGTATTTGCTTCAGGCTAAATTATGATTTTGAGGAATGACATGTATACCACAGGTAACCCAGCTCCTAAAATACTAAGAgaagtgtatttgtgtgtgtgtgtgtgtgtgtgtgtgtgtgtgtgtgtgtgtgtgttggggtaaGTTGGTGATTCCTTCTACATCAAACTCAATTCCACAACgaattcttcctcttcttcttttttttttttttaaagtcaggaaGATAACCTACCTAAAtgcagaggaaatcagaaaaaaaaggaaggctggGGAGCAGAGATAAGCCTTAAATCCAAGCCTGATTTTTAGGAGGGGTGTTTTGaatgcccccctccccacttctaaCACCCATGAATACCCACTGAACTCCCAGCCTCAGCTCTGCAGGCCCATCCATTTCATAAAGGGGTGTCTCAGTCTGAAATTATCTTCAGACCAAAGAGGGGGCCAACCTCAACCCCCAACTTGATAGAAAATAAGCACGAGGACAGTTGGGGAGCCTAAGGTTCCTTCTCCCACCCTAATCAAAAAGCGTCATGGGGTCCCTGGAGCAGCTTACCTCTCCTTGCTGACCTCTGCCCTGCACGCCACCctacccccccccacacacacaatgtCCAGGGGGACGTGGTGACAAGGACCACACCCCAGGAGGCATGGAACATGTGTGTGCTTGTTCCGTGGCGGCAGCCTCAGCCTCTCCCAGAAACCTGGCCCCTGGGGTATCAGAAATAGCCTGCTGGCCTCTAGCCTCTACTACCCCACAATGGTCCCAGCCTCTGTCCCAGAAAGCACCGTGTGGGTGGAGACTGGGGATAAGAATAGTGTCTTCTTTCTATCTCCTCTGGCCCTTCTTAAAAAGCAAGACATTAAAAACACACCGTCAGATGGGTCGCATAAGGGCTGGAGCAGGGTGCTCTCCCCTTTTGAACCTAGGCATCTGCCCCCAGTACCTCACTTGCCTTTAAGCTCCCCTCAGCCCCTTTCCCACCTCCCAGCTCatgagaaaagcaaggaaaaaggGGAATAAAATTAATCTAAATGCTCTCAGTGTTTTTTCCTGATTCTGGTCTCCACCTTTTTGGAGATGTGGCCCCTTCCCCAACCCACAATCACCCCAGTCCCTCAGACTTTGTCCGCCCCTAAAACCTGAAGTCTTTGGGGCAGAGAGGAATAAGAGTCAGAGCGAGGAAAGAAGGTCAGGAGTCCAAATACAGAcccattttttctcttccctcccatcTCCACTACAAtctcccttcctgcctctcctccgGTGCAAGCATTAAGATGTTGGCCCTGTCtggtggagagaagggaggggcgGATTAATAGGATCAGTAGCACCGTGACCCTAAAGCCCCCCTGAATCCCATTGACAAACTTAGTAAGCTGTCTCCCGGTTGGCCTGGGctaggggaaggagggggaccaAGAGGCGCTCTGGGACGGCTGGGCAGGGGCCTGCCTCGGCCCACCTCGATAGATAGAAGGGGGAAGCAAGAGATGAAATCCCACTCTGCCAACTACTACTCACACACATGCCTCATCCCTTTTGGTCACCCTTAAATCTTTTATCAGCCTTTCTTTTCTGTGCTTATTGCACCCGCCTCCATTAGCCAGTGGGCAAAGTAGGAAGGTAGGGCGCCCTGACTGATTTTAGGGGATCCCTTCCCACCCCCGGCTCAGATGTCTGAGGGGCTAGGACCCTCCCGAAAGAATGGCCACTTACCCGGCTGCTGGGAGGAGGACATCCTGCTCGGGTGGCCCCTGCCGCTGGACTGCCTCTTTCTCCCGGCTCCTAGCCTCTTGTGGAGTGGAGGATGCAGCTCCGATGACGTAGCACCTGTCTATCCATTCAGGAATTTCGCttgcctctctctttctttctcttgctgcGCTCCCTGGAAAGGCAGCAAAAAGGGGGTGCTGCCCCTGTCTGGAGACACCATCACCACCAGAATAACAACCCACTCTGATGAAGCCCCTCCTTCTCCCATCTAATGCCTGTCTGGGAAGGGGTCTTTGTCATCTTCACTCTTTCCCACCTCCTCCTACTGCCTTTTCTAACCTGAGGCAGGAAGAAGGGGCTAAGGAAAGCTATTGTTCCTCCAGGCCACCCTTATCCccaaaggaagcaagagaaagtGTGTGACAGAAATACCCTGTCCCCAGTCTCCTTCCCGTTCTAATTCACCTTCGAACTTGAGAGCGTGATTAAATGATGTGTGTCTAGGGTGGGGAGTGGAGTTGATACGGAGTGATAGAAAGAGGACACAGTTTGCCATTTGGAGGTTCAAAGTATTCCGGTCTCCCCTTCCCAAACCTCCCCCAGCTCTCTGTCCCTGTCAGCTCAACTAATCACAAATCCAGATCTTAGTTGTAAAAGAGAAAGTGACAGTCAGAAGATGAAGGCTGAGAGCTGGAGGGGTGACCAAGTTGGGGGGGCAGTGAAGGCCAGCGCTTGGAAGACTAGACAAGAGAAGAGGAGGGGTGGGACCACAGATCCAAAGTGGGAGATAAATTATCTTGTTCTTAGAGGAGGGAGAGTGAGTTGGGGGTTGGTTTCCAGGGCTGGGGTCCCGATATTTGGTGGAAGCTGGGGCCCAGAATGGTACAATGGTCgggtctcttttctctccctcacccccaccctcagcccctccctcttctccctccctctcttcctggcCTGCATGGGAACTCAGTCTGAGCTCGACGTGACAGACAGCAGGCCTGCATGCTAATGAAGTTTGTCTCAAGTTCATTGTCAAAGCCCCCCCTTCCCCAaggccccctcccctcttctctcatATACAAATCTCCCTCCAACTTTTGTCCCACAGACCTGGAGGCCACTTGAGTCTCTGCTGGCTCCCCTCTCTCACCCTCCCCCACTGCTTTCAGTCTCCCCTCTCCTCACCACCTCCCTCAGCTGGGGCGGGGGGCTCTCTTCTCCCTGGTGCCTTCCCAGCCACCTTCTGGCCTGGCCATCCCTAAGCTCTGAAAGGGGGATTCTGAGGGCAAAGGTCAGAGTCTATAGACCTGGTCCTTCTTTGCCTACCCCAAGGTAGGCAGACtttggggaggtgggagaaggtAACAGGCTGCCCCCAATCAAGGCTACCTGCCCCCCAATTCTCAGCCCTGTTCTGGCCCAGTCCCCCCAttccagcctcagcttccccctcccctcattcCTCCCATTATGATTATTTTGCTCTCCCCTTGATTACATCTGCTTCACTAGCTCAGAAATAAAGATCCTTTGAGACTAATTttgcaccccccgcccccagctccccaccccttccctcctccttccctctggaCCAGGGCTCCCTTTAGCTCCTTTC
Above is a window of Balaenoptera acutorostrata chromosome 1, mBalAcu1.1, whole genome shotgun sequence DNA encoding:
- the MIR9-1HG gene encoding uncharacterized protein MIR9-1HG isoform X1; this encodes MANCVLFLSLRINSTPHPRHTSFNHALKFEGSAARERKREASEIPEWIDRCYVIGAASSTPQEARSREKEAVQRQGPPEQDVLLPAAGSWASEKKQPPLFLVSSAPEPYPAPRTAPRRKFHDLAYCCLGKSFPVSNQDLYY
- the MIR9-1HG gene encoding uncharacterized protein MIR9-1HG isoform X3, with amino-acid sequence MKLQRSAARERKREASEIPEWIDRCYVIGAASSTPQEARSREKEAVQRQGPPEQDVLLPAAGSWASEKKQPPLFLVSSAPEPYPAPRTAPRRKFHDLAYCCLGKSFPVSNQDLYY
- the MIR9-1HG gene encoding uncharacterized protein MIR9-1HG isoform X2 → MANCVLFLSLRINSTPHPRHTSFNHALKFEGSAARERKREASEIPEWIDRCYVIGAASSTPQEARSREKEAVQRQGPPEQDVLLPAAGSWASEKKQPPLFLVSSKFHDLAYCCLGKSFPVSNQDLYY